One genomic segment of Tursiops truncatus isolate mTurTru1 chromosome 11, mTurTru1.mat.Y, whole genome shotgun sequence includes these proteins:
- the KCNA1 gene encoding potassium voltage-gated channel subfamily A member 1, which translates to MTVMSGENVDEASAAPGHPQDGSYPRPAEHDDHECCERVVINISGLRFETQLKTLAQFPNTLLGNPKKRMRYFDPLRNEYFFDRNRPSFDAILYYYQSGGRLRRPVNVPLDMFSEEIKFYELGEEAMEKFREDEGFIKEEERPLPDKEYQRQVWLLFEYPESSGPARVIAIVSVMVILISIVIFCLETLPELKDDKDFTGTVHRLDNTTVVYSVNIFTDPFFIVETLCIIWFSFELVVRFFACPSKTDFFKNIMNFIDIVAIIPYFITLGTEIAEQEGNQKGEQATSLAILRVIRLVRVFRIFKLSRHSKGLQILGQTLKASMRELGLLIFFLFIGVILFSSAVYFAEAEEAESHFSSIPDAFWWAVVSMTTVGYGDMYPVTIGGKIVGSLCAIAGVLTIALPVPVIVSNFNYFYHRETEGEEQAQLLHVSAPNLASDSDLSRRSSSTISKSEYMEIEEDVNNSIAHFRQANVRTGNCTTADQNCVNKSKLLTDV; encoded by the coding sequence ATGACGGTGATGTCGGGAGAGAACGTGGACGAGGCTTCGGCCGCCCCGGGCCACCCCCAGGACGGCAGCTACCCGCGGCCGGCCGAGCACGACGACCACGAGTGCTGCGAGCGCGTGGTCATCAACATCTCCGGGCTGCGCTTCGAGACGCAGCTCAAGACGCTGGCGCAGTTCCCCAACACGCTGCTGGGCAACCCTAAGAAACGCATGCGCTACTTCGACCCGCTGAGGAACGAGTACTTCTTCGACCGCAACCGGCCCAGCTTCGACGCCATCCTCTACTACTACCAGTCGGGGGGCCGGCTGCGGAGGCCGGTCAACGTGCCGCTGGACATGTTCTCCGAAGAGATCAAGTTTTACGAGCTGGGCGAGGAGGCCATGGAGAAGTTCCGGGAGGACGAGGGCTTCATCAAGGAAGAGGAGCGCCCCCTGCCCGACAAGGAGTACCAGCGCCAGGTGTGGCTGCTGTTCGAGTACCCCGAGAGCTCGGGGCCCGCCCGGGTCATCGCCATCGTCTCCGTCATGGTCATCCTCATCTCCATCGTCATCTTTTGTCTGGAGACGCTGCCCGAGTTGAAGGATGACAAGGACTTCACGGGCACCGTCCACCGCCTCGACAACACCACGGTGGTCTACAGCGTCAACATCTTCACGGACCCCTTCTTCATCGTGGAAACCCTGTGCATCATCTGGTTCTCCTTCGAGCTGGTGGTGCGCTTCTTCGCCTGCCCCAGCAAGACGGACTTCTTCAAAAACATCATGAACTTCATCGACATCGTGGCCATCATCCCCTACTTCATCACCCTGGGCACCGAGATAGCTGAGCAGGAGGGGAACCAGAAGGGCGAGCAGGCCACGTCGCTGGCCATCCTCAGGGTCATCCGGTTGGTAAGGGTTTTTAGAATCTTCAAACTCTCCCGCCACTCTAAGGGCCTCCAGATCCTGGGCCAGACCCTCAAAGCCAGTATGAGAGAGCTAGGGCtgcttatctttttccttttcatcggGGTCATACTGTTTTCTAGCGCAGTGTACTTTGCCGAGGCGGAAGAAGCTGAGTCGCACTTTTCCAGTATCCCCGACGCTTTCTGGTGGGCGGTGGTGTCCATGACCACCGTGGGATACGGTGACATGTACCCTGTGACAATTGGAGGCAAGATCGTGGGCTCCTTGTGTGCCATCGCCGGTGTGCTGACAATTGCCCTGCCCGTACCTGTCATTGTGTCCAATTTCAACTATTTCTACCACCGAGAAACCGAGGGGGAAgagcaggctcagttgctccacgtcaGCGCCCCTAATTTAGCCTCTGACAGTGACCTCAGTCGGCGCAGCTCCTCCACCATCAGCAAATCTGAGTACATGGAGATCGAAGAGGACGTGAATAATAGCATAGCCCACTTTAGACAGGCCAATGTCAGAACTGGTAATTGCACCACAGCTGACCAAAACTGCGTTAATAAGAGCAAGCTACTGACTGATGTTTAA